The DNA segment ttatgtttacataccctacattactcatctcatatgtatatactgtactctataccatctactgcatcttgcctatgccgttctttaccatcactcattcatatatatttttatgtacatgttcgtattcattcctttacacttgtgtgtataaggtagttgttgtgaaattgttaggttagattactcgttggttattactgcattgtcggaactagaagcacaagcatttcgcaacactcgcattaacatctgctaaccatgtgtatgtgacaaatacattttttttattttttagttagagccctgtctatgttcgtcgataagatgagagcaccactccagctaggatggagtccgtcactcctcaacaggccaggcttggtcctgtttgtgggtgagtcccaggaACAGATTCTATcgtttgggaggggcagaaaacagttttcaaccagcgattgtgTTGTGAgactgtagagctcatcactccccctaactgggagggggccagagacaattacttgatgccgacacatctttcttgCTGATTTACACGcttgttgcgcttggtgacctcttactgtttcatcctaacatcgttggtgccgccGTGGAtgacaatatccctatactctctacactcgccagttttagctttgccagcaccatcttcagattagccttaacgtcggtagccctgccccctggtaaacagtgtatgatcgctggatgattcgttttaagtctaatactgtgggtaatggagtcgccaatgactagggttttcaatttgtcagagctaatggtgggaggcttcggcgtctcagaccccttAACGGGAGGAGTTGAgcccagagaaggctcggcctctaactccgactcgctgcttaatggggagaaccggttgaaagtttctgtcggctgaattgAGCGACACCGGTTAAGCATTCCTACAgtatttccctccagaaaccgcAAGAAAATTGTCCGGTAACAGGCAGCCTGgaacagcctggattcgaaccagggtgtttgttgtgacgcctctagcactgtagCACTCTAGCACTGTAATTCAGTGCCTCAACTACATGCACTATTTCTTACCAAACTACGGAGTTGGGGAAATACGTGTGGACCTGAATTGTAACAACTGCAGCGGCCAAAACAAGAACAAGAttgtgctctggtattgtgcctagcggaccatgcacaagctccaccacagtttggaccttcacttcctgatcacaggtCACATCAAGTCTGGTGCTTCTGCCTCATCAAGCAGagcttcagaaagaccagagtgaacactttgtAAGAGATTGCTGGTGTGGTGAAGAATAGCACTGTGATtggggtcaacatcccacagctggttggactggaggatggtatGGTGCTGGTGaaaagctatggctggcaacaacacctgactccgtacttcaggccgctgccacagatcaagcagtaccagcacttcaggtgGAAATTATTTTAATTGCATTTTATGAACTTAttcttatctaaacttgggaTGTCAATTGAGTTGTAATGTTCTCAACTCTTGTCTATTTTCCTTATTTATAGCTTtgatgctctggagcctggtgttgcGTTCGGACTCAGTCGGGACAAGGTTTCAGCTGTTGCGCTGACTCTTTGTTCCCGTTCTGATTCTTTGCGCAATAAACTACATGCTAGTTGAATGTAGAAATAGAATTAGTAAAAGCCAAAATTGTTATATAGATTTTAATTCCAGTTCAAATTTAATGAAAGCAGCCCTGAAATGAATGTAGGCTGTGCAACCCCTCCTACTGGAGAATTGGTCTAGCTACAGTTATCCCTTTGGTGttccatccagggttttaaccaagcccagccccGCTTCGCtttatttgtcactgactattaccaatgcACTATAGTAAGAATAATTGAGAGTTCCACTTAGGTTAACAAATGATGCTGTATGTTGGATTTACGTCTCCAACTTAACCAAAaatgaaagctaaaaataaaaaaaacgaagATTAAGCCAGTGGCTCCAAGCAGTAGATATCTTtaaaaatgttgatatttggttgcgttatCAACTAAAcgcaattcaatattacttttgtaacTCGAGTAAAATAGCCTCTTACAAACCAAGGTAACGTTTTTTCTTCAACCTTAAGATAAAATGTTTTAACCTTTAATTAGGGAAGtctgttcagaacaaattcttacttacaatgacagcctaccggggaacagtgggttaactgccttgttcagggggcagaatgaCAATTCTTAAAAcgagttacagtaacctcaagtTGGCCATGGATGTGGAACTATAAAATGTAATCATAGAAAGTGGGCATGCTTAAAataggtctgtggagatcttcacaatttaTATAAATCTGCCCAGAATCTCAAATGACattgtaatctcaactgcaatccaggtcataaGGTTGTGATATGAGAATGCAGTGAAAATATATTAAATTGTATAAATAAACCAAATATCTGCCAGTGTATTCCAATTTTGAACTTTAGGTGACCACTTGAAAAACAATGTCTGAATTTTTGttcattggaatttggttgtgcttttagatgttgaaagcatagtgatgaCACATTTGCCTGCCTTTTTGAGTGGGTGACTatgttgtaatctcattgatcaatgtCTCAAATAAAATATTACTCAATTGTCCATGTTGAAATTACATACTGTTCCCAGTGGGATATGCTTGAGAGACTGGAGGACCAAAGCCACGTTTCCCCAGAACCTATTAaaatgttgatttaaaaaaaaaacattttttataaaaatGAAATTGTTGACATcagacaataaaataacaattgtTGCACTAAAACAGATAAACATATAGTCACTATCTGTGTAGAAGCCACAATTCAGCCCAATAGCGGCCATGCTAGTTCGTAACAGAATAAGCTACATCGTCATAGCCTCTGTCAAAATTCATAGACTGCTATGGAGGCCAGGACTGACAGTCCATGAACATAAACAAAGGAGTATTAAATGCAATTTTTGGGTTATGATTGGCCAGGGTACAACTAAACAGAATAGTGCTAGGCTTAAAGAGGGCATTTATATTCTGAATGTCAAATCATCATGTTATATCAATTATGTTAGCGTTGCATTAAAAAACCATAATGTGGGAAATCAGGCCCAGGACTTTAACCATAATCGGTCCAATTTGCGATTTTTGTATCAATGATAAACTGACATCAATTATTCAAGCACTTTTACACACACAATAAATATATAAGGACACTTCATTCTTTAAAAGCTTCTGTATTCCAGTCCAATAAAACAATTCCAATAATCACATAAGGAAAAAACATTAAACATTTTTGTTGTACTAAGGCTTGACAGAGTAAGACTGTTTAAAGAATAAAATATCTTTCCTTGCAGAGAAGTTGTATTTATACAGTCACAAATACAATCAAAGGCTAAAAATATATTAATTCTAACCACTTAAACCTTACTAACTTCTCAGCATTTAAACTCAACAACTAAACTCAAATCAACCTCATGTGCTCTTTGCTTCACCTTGCCTTCTGATGTGGAATTTTCAATAAAAAGCATCTCACTAATGCTTTAGCCATTGCCTATTAGATCGTTTAAAATCGGCAGGATAACCATGAGGTTGTGATTAGGCGACAAAACATTTCAGAATTTACCAATACCATAACCAAATATAATGTTCCATTGTTGTCCTGCAGCTcattatttaaaaataataataattatcacTACCAAAACGTACAAATTTTACAAACTGAATTGTTAAATCACTGTCTTAAAAATGACAAAATGCTTCCAAATTCAGAACAATTCAAATTTGGCCAAAAGGGTTGGACAACTCAATAAAATGTTGTTTAATATTCAACATAATGATGTTACATATTTACAATTACACTTTTATTTTATTCACaagctaaaaaaaataaaataaaaaacggcAGTTGTGAtgcatgacatttgaaatgtcccATTTTGGTTTGTTATGACCAATTTTTATGAATAATGTCTAATCTTCTTTGAGGAAAGTTAAGATGAACCATATTCAGAGTTGAGAGTGAAATATTAATAAAAATTAAGCAAGTGTGCTGTCATTAGAACAATCAAATCTTTGGATCATGAAAATATATTCATCAAGTAAAGCACTTCTTTGCGAGTAGAGCAAGCTCAAAGATTTGTCagtggaaaaaaaacatttcagtacCTTGCAAGGGTCACTATGGCCAAATCAGTCTATCATACCATTTGAATAATCCCTTGATTTTGCAAAGGCGACTAACGTGGAATAATACTTGGATCAAAATAAGTCTATACAAAAGTTAAAGTAATTGGCCGATAGTTATACTGTTTTTAGTACTGTACATCTTCAATGCCCATTGGAACATTTTAAAGAGGAACTTCATTCATTCTTTGTATTATACTCAACCAGCAGAGGGGGACAGAGATCCTTATTTTGGTTTATCAGCTCACAGTGCTGTGTCTACAACACTTTCCTTGTGTAGGAGTCTAAGCGCATTCCTCAAAATACCCCACCAAAAGTACAAACTGTTTTTGGCTGACCAACAAGCCGATTAAAGTTTTAAAATGAATATCTGAGACACAAAGAGAGGCATTTTTGATTGAACCTGGGTTGAACCTTTTCACAGTACACTCCAAATTCCTGGGGCAAAAATCAGAGGTGGGAAAAACAGTCTAATTTCGACGAGGAATTTGTGGACAAAGTGGGATTTCCAAACATATGCAAATAACTCAGATGAAAACAAAATCGGTGAAAAAAAGCTATTGTTAATTCAGTTCCAGTAGAGACTTGTTACTTCACTAGGTTTATCGTCCCGCAGAAAATGAAAAGTCAATTTCAGGTGAGCACAGCATTGCAAAACCTAACAAAATGTCCACCATGCCTTCACTCATGCAACGGTCTTCTGACCTCAGAGTGTGTGGTGCAATGCAAAATGACTGAAGTCTGAATACAGAACTTGAAAGGAGGATCGTTGTAATCATTAGGGGAGAAAAGTGTGACAGAGATGCTCTAAGCTTTTGCAATCAGGGACTTACATGGGACAACGAGTGCAACTTTAACAATGGGACCCAGATGCATTCGCTATAAACCGAAGGCTCATGCCTTTGAGCATTAGCTCCCAAGTAGGGCTGTTAcgggtgaccgtattaccgccacacctgcGGTCACGAGTctgaccgcagtcaaattccatgtgaccctTTAGTTatggtaactaggcttctccaaactCAGAGTGCTGCTGATCGTTAGTAGCCTactaaacttgctaactgcctggtaataagcactctattgtccctctaaatcactctgacatcaatgcaaatgtgttcgaaaatctaatcaaacacttcatgagccCATGgtacattctaaatcaaaactaatttcacacacattatttagtatatgtaaagacaggATTAAATTAAGaacagtctgatgggtgaaaatattagcctatcacttgtgaatgtgtgcagtaaggcaagaaagagcacatcctttttttttttaattacttcATGATACAAACCTAATCAAAAAGGTTTGTATcataactaaagtggccaaataacatcTTAAAATGTAGCACATTAAATCTGCTTTACAACCAGTGTGGAGCCTAAACTGGCATACATAGGCAGCACGTGAGTTTGgtgaagatcattttcaccataaaaatacaCCTTTATATATTGCATTACATGCAGGAATCACATTTGAGAAGTGTTTTCCTGCTTATgtattgcattttggaacattcacaCCTATAGCCTACTGCAGTGAGAATTGCTGCACTTACAAATGTGAAGTAGCCTAACAAGATTTTAAGATTAACGTTcagatctgttgcgtcagcctcattgcttttaaaGGTTTTTTGATgcgagtggttgtattaatttgtgatctcacatcccacaactgtcccagagtatgtttggggtggcagggtagcctagtggttagagcgttggactagtaaccggaaggttgcaagttcaaacccccgagctgacaaggttgtcgttctgcccctgaacaggcagttaacccactgttcctaggccgtcattgaaaataagaatttgttcttaactgacttgcctagttaaataaaggtcaaataaaaaaaaaaatgtaatcgcaCAGAAGTACAAGTTCACCAATAGAATAGATCAACTTTTGTCCTATGGGAGATCTACTTAGGCTactgcttttgctgttcgttaggcctactcatcttgttggctgccAAAAAGTAAAATATAGACATTTTtaacatcttcaatatgcgcctctGATGTGtccgtcttcacttgtagcctacttcGGGGCTGAGATGCATGTGAGAAGGACCCGATCACATAATGGGCATTGGCTAATAGAGATATCAGAGAGCCATGTGAGTAAGAGGTGCGTCAGAGCACGACTGCCAGGTGAATTATATTCAGGACACAACGGCCACATTGGCCGCAAatggcattacggccacacaagggGGATGCCATTAGGAAATTCGAGGCctggtgagaatattatcaagtgcttgtcaaattatgaataagagactgatgaagtgtgtgcagcctgcatAAGAAACAAAGCAAAGCTCTTTGATTTCATGAGACTTTAAAGAATTCATTAGTCTCTTCATGCAGCCTAAAATCTAAACATATCACAAATAAAGTTGCATAACTAACTAAATTAAGCATttaggaggacctgtttctttgttaaccgctcaacacagaatagctgcgTGTGCACACTCTCGGTAACGGTTTAGAGAAAATATACTTTATTTTATTCAGCCACGTTCAAATGTATTCTTcacactataaaataatgccacagaattctaagaAACttatctgctaaatgaactagtgtagcccacagccatttggcatagccagatcagagTCTaacaaggacaactcagagtatgctattctgttcttctgaaaaatactacattttcttcatgtttctttagactggtctaaaataaataatggatttattgtgatggtgtaggctatattaaatgtatttattagagttgtgattaaatgtagatgttccaaaaggtctgcatcagtggcttgtaggctatgtgtggaagccaggagatgctaaacgtgtttatgttaattaattgtAAATTAcggtgagaccggcagttatttgctcgacaatcaccggctgacaaaatactACCAAAGCATGGTTGGTAGATGCTTCCACATCACTCAAGATGGCTGTTGAGTGTCTCGTCTCTTGCGTTGCCTGAGAGTTAAAAGCCCCTGAAAGACCAAGGGATCGAACAGCATGAATATGGGCATTTGGGCTCAGGCTTGTTTTGGTTCAGAAAGGGAGAAGAGGCGGTTTGAACAGAAGGGTCAGCAGAAGAGACATGACAGAAAGTGTAGGGAGAAATAATGAGGGTTGAGATACAAAATCGTGGGAAAGTTGTGGGGTCCCTAAGCGGTCTTTTTGACCACGTGGATGAAGTAGCAGGGGGCCTGGCTCTGGCCGGGGGTGTAGGTCTTGAAGTCGCCGTAGACACTGTGCTCACACTTCCCGTGGAAGGCTCCCGTCAGGATCTCTTTGAAGTTGTCAATACGGTGAGGGTAATAGGACAGGCGGAATTTGCTGCAGGAACACAGACACGAGGGGGGTCACACTTACTCTCCTAGCCAACAAGAACAAAATTAACAAATATAAAATGAAATTAAGATTTTAAACTTCAATGTAAAATAATACTGGACTAAATTATGAATTTGGTTGGAGGCAAGTAATCTCGTTTACTGGGTGATTTCTCACATGTGGTATGTTACAAGTGCCTACTGGGTAAAAAATTGCCATTCAACATGTTTTGAAAAGAGAAAACAGAACATTGCGCTCCATTGCAAAGGTGTAAGGTTGTCAATATATTTGACCGCATCTTAATGTGCTCATGACAAGTTTCACAATGCATTATGAATACATCTTAATGATATAAGTAGTTGTACCTAAGTTCGGGGGAACTCTGTGGGCCCTCTGGCACCTGTACGGTGTAGTCCAGGGTGATCATGTGAGGCTTGTTGTCGACCCACAGCACAGAGGTGGTGATGTCCTGAGTAAGATCACTCTGAAAaatgacaggcacacacacacacggtggttAGCCACAAAACAGTATGGATAAGGACATGCATACAGCATAATACCGAGGCATGGATGCAAACACTAGCATGTAAGAGAACTCATTACATTTTATTATGACTACAGTATATTGGTGTAAAATAGTACAGAAGACAACTAACCCTTCAGTGGCCAATATAGGGGCATAAACAAAGTGTTGATAGCAAGGTGGTACTGCTAACTAATCACGTAAAAATAAGGAAGCTGTTGCTATGATCAACAAGACGTTGGGCGCTGACAGACTTTTTCCATAAGTGGGGGGAATTTGCTTAAGGACTGTTTACGTCGTCCGGGAACAGCTGGTGAGCTCATTCATActtcagtgtttcttgcctcgaagcgagtattagaaggcatttagcttgtctggtaggcttgcgtcactgggtttgtctttgtagtccgtaatagtttgcaagccctgccacatcagtCGAGCCGGTGTAGTAGTATTCAATCTTAGACCTGtactgatgctttgcctgtttgatggttggtCTGAGAGcagagcgggatttcttataagcatccagaATAgcgtcccactccttgaaagaggcagctctatcctttagcaCGGTgcggatattgcctgtaatccatggcttctggttgggatatgtatgtacagtcactgtggggacgacgtcgtcgatgcacttattgatgaagccagccTGCGCTagcaaacagtcctgtagcgtagcatccgcgtcatctgaccacttccgtattgagcgagtcactggtacttcctgcttacaagcaaaaagtaaagcaggaatcaggaggatagaattatggtcagatttgccaaatggagggcgagggagcgctttgtatgcatctctgtgtggagtaaaggcaGTCTAGAGTCTTTTTCTTCTAGTTACAtacgtgacatgctggtagaaattaggtaaaatagATGTTTGTTTGCtcatggccttatacagctcatgagtgccagcatctgtttgtggCAGTAAGTaaatggctacgaataatatagatgagaactcttggtagatagtgtggtctaccaAGACGAGCAAtgcctcgagacttctttaatattagacatccgTGGTTTACCTACTCGCCGGTGAAAGCATCCGACCatcctccccttttctctgtcttttcttcactcGGATGACAGGTATCTGGGCCTAGTCTTGCCAAAGCAGGTTATCCTTTGCGTCAGACTCATTTAAGAAAAAgtctttgtccagtttgaggtgagtaatgactgttctgatgtccagaagctctttttggtcataggacgttagcagaaacattatgtacaaaatgagtgacagtgtgaaaaaaataaaatacaaaaaatagcacagttggttaggagcccgtaatcACGCCATTATCAAAAGTACAATTTAAAATCAAAGGGCAAGACAATACAGGACAGATAAAAATAGGGAGGGGTTGGGTACAGGATACAAACCCGGATTATGGTAAGGTTTAGGCAGTAGGTTTGGGAATAGGAAACGGacctggtttagggtaagggtttgggGGGAACATAAGAAACTTAAGGCACTGAAGGAAGGGTAGACAGAGTCAAACATGGACCATAGGCTTTCTTGAagaggtgtttttttttatttaaatgagaTGACTATCTCTGCATCTCGTATGTGTGGGGAGTGCATTACTTGTATACTGTTACTAGCACTTATACTGTTATAACGGAACTATCAATTATTACTTGCAAGGTCAGATATCATCCCGGTCCTGCAAAGCTACACAACGTGCAGGCTTTCGTTCCAGCCCAACACAGAGAAGGCACAATAATAAAGTACCAAGAACTTCAAAGAGTGCACAAATAAGTTACTTGTGAGTCCAAAATCAGTTAGGTAATGACAATACTGGCTGCCTGCCCCTCACTCACCTTTGAAGTCTGGCAAGTGAGCGAAGGAGTTTCCCAGGCAGATGACTGCATCAAACCCATTCCCTGGCTTCTGCACATCTTCTGTAAGCGTCAGCCAGTTGGCCTCTTCAATCACTGGAGGAGGGTAAGGAAAAAGAGGAACAAAATTAAGAAATTATATTTAGGTCTAGAGTATTTTCTTTGACATCTTCCCTCCTAGTTTAATACCAATTAAGAAAGCTTTAGCTCAGCAGTCTAACAAATAGAGATGTTAACGGCTAACCGTTAATCAGTTAACGgccaaaaatacattttaccagTCATACTTATTGGTCTATAGGGTCATTTGCATAATTGTGTGGAGTTAAATACACACGCTGCAGTTTTCAATAGTCATCATGCATATTATCATCACACACCCACAGCATACAGAgcctaccacctgtcagacagcacAAGAGTAGCTCCTCAAAAGGTCTGTAGGCTACTGGAGTGAAACCTGTTTTTGTAAGCCTAGTTATTGCACAACAAATAACAATTCTCAAATTAAACTttatgtcacatgcactgaatacaacaggtgtcttTCACCTTATCGTGAAAGAACtcaactctttcttgaactgcactgcttTAAAACTATaaattaacacaataaaataacaataaagaggctatatacgATTCTAAGCGCAATCACGTGTTAACTTGCAACCACGATTAAGAA comes from the Oncorhynchus clarkii lewisi isolate Uvic-CL-2024 unplaced genomic scaffold, UVic_Ocla_1.0 unplaced_contig_13334_pilon_pilon, whole genome shotgun sequence genome and includes:
- the LOC139396445 gene encoding glycine N-methyltransferase-like; its protein translation is MSVDSVFRTRSLGVASVGLPDQYADGKAAKVWQLYIGDTRSRTEEYKSWVVSLLKQHGVQRILDVACGTGVDSIMLVEEGFKMTSVDASDKMLKYALKERWERRKERAFDQWVIEEANWLTLTEDVQKPGNGFDAVICLGNSFAHLPDFKVCVPVIFQSDLTQDITTSVLWVDNKPHMITLDYTVQVPEGPQSSPELSKFRLSYYPHRIDNFKEILTGAFHGKCEHSVYGDFKTYTPGQSQAPCYFIHVVKKTA